The proteins below come from a single Deltaproteobacteria bacterium genomic window:
- a CDS encoding YlxR family protein, which translates to MRNVAPIRTCVGCGKRDSQSQLLRFSLSEDGALVAGSSRGRGGYLHRRPACMHAFTKARSGFVRSLRAVVPREIRIRYLAHIERSATLSS; encoded by the coding sequence ATGAGGAATGTTGCGCCGATTCGTACCTGTGTGGGGTGCGGGAAACGCGACAGTCAGTCGCAGTTATTGCGCTTCTCTCTCAGTGAGGATGGGGCGCTCGTTGCCGGTTCGAGTCGCGGACGGGGTGGCTATTTGCATCGTCGTCCGGCGTGTATGCACGCCTTTACCAAGGCGCGGTCTGGGTTCGTGCGCTCGTTACGAGCTGTAGTGCCGCGAGAAATACGGATACGTTACCTCGCTCACATCGAACGTAGCGCCACATTATCGTCATGA
- a CDS encoding ribosome maturation factor RimP, with amino-acid sequence MEVWAADLRQEGGRWVLRLMLERSGGVSLDDLTRVHRQLSDLLDVHDIMPWHYSLELSSPGVNRPLLRPDHYRRYLGQRARIQTKNLWQGRRTFVGRLDRVEDDRVSICDGDIGEVCIPLEDVKKAMTEYEFPSVGAKRKGAQR; translated from the coding sequence ATGGAAGTGTGGGCGGCCGATCTTCGGCAAGAAGGCGGGCGCTGGGTCCTGCGCCTGATGCTTGAGCGTAGCGGCGGCGTGTCCTTAGACGACCTCACGAGAGTGCACCGACAACTCAGCGACTTGCTTGATGTCCATGACATTATGCCATGGCACTACAGTCTGGAACTCTCTTCTCCAGGGGTGAATCGTCCGCTTCTGCGCCCCGACCATTACCGGCGTTATCTGGGGCAGCGTGCCCGCATCCAAACGAAGAACTTGTGGCAGGGGCGGAGGACGTTCGTGGGACGCTTAGACCGAGTAGAGGATGATCGCGTGAGCATCTGTGACGGAGATATCGGGGAGGTATGTATTCCCCTGGAAGATGTGAAAAAAGCCATGACCGAATACGAATTCCCTTCTGTCGGGGCGAAAAGAAAAGGCGCGCAGCGCTAA
- the nusA gene encoding transcription termination/antitermination protein NusA — MQSDLNRVIDQVSKEKGMDRSVIIEALESAMLSAAKRTFGQKRIEAKFNPDIGEVELFEIKTVVAEVTNPETEIGRDSARHTIDPEAEVDDELLSKLPAAAFGRIAAQVAKQSVIQKVREAERELIYNEFKNRKGELFSGIVQRVEKKNIIVNLGRTDAVLPEKEQIPWERYRQGDRIRAYIVDVEMSHKGPQIILSRTHPGFLIKLFEQEAPEVYEGIVEIKAAAREPGSRAKIAVHSTDQDVDPVGACVGMKGTRVQAVVQELRGERVDIVPWTLDAAEYVCRALLPAKVSKIILDEDDRAMEVIVPDDQLSLAIGKKGQNVRLASRLTGWKLDVRSESEVEVEHSRALAQLAGIAGLSAMTAELLYQNGFKSPEEMAAADLDTFLEIEGIGPDKATTLLQAAREYLEAQASASQEQPLAVEASDLPEPVELEDTAQEQV, encoded by the coding sequence ATGCAGTCAGACCTCAACCGCGTCATTGATCAAGTGAGTAAAGAAAAGGGGATGGATCGAAGCGTCATCATCGAGGCGCTCGAAAGTGCCATGCTTTCTGCAGCCAAAAGGACGTTCGGTCAGAAGCGGATCGAAGCGAAGTTCAATCCCGACATCGGTGAAGTCGAACTGTTCGAGATTAAGACGGTGGTTGCCGAGGTCACGAACCCGGAAACCGAGATTGGTCGTGACTCAGCACGACATACCATCGATCCAGAAGCCGAGGTCGATGACGAACTCTTGAGCAAACTTCCCGCTGCGGCTTTCGGTCGCATTGCCGCGCAAGTCGCGAAGCAAAGCGTGATTCAGAAAGTGCGCGAGGCCGAACGGGAGCTGATTTACAACGAATTTAAGAACCGGAAAGGCGAACTCTTCTCCGGGATTGTCCAGCGCGTCGAGAAGAAAAATATCATCGTTAACCTCGGGCGCACGGACGCCGTCTTGCCGGAAAAAGAACAAATTCCCTGGGAGCGCTATCGCCAGGGCGATCGCATCCGCGCTTATATCGTCGATGTCGAGATGTCCCATAAAGGACCGCAGATTATCCTCTCCCGGACGCATCCGGGATTCCTAATTAAACTGTTCGAGCAAGAAGCCCCAGAAGTGTACGAAGGGATCGTTGAGATCAAGGCTGCGGCGCGCGAACCCGGCAGCCGAGCAAAGATTGCCGTGCATTCGACCGATCAAGATGTGGACCCGGTGGGGGCGTGTGTCGGAATGAAAGGCACCCGTGTCCAGGCTGTGGTGCAAGAGCTGCGCGGCGAACGGGTCGATATCGTGCCATGGACGCTGGATGCCGCCGAATATGTGTGCCGTGCGCTGCTGCCCGCGAAAGTGTCAAAGATCATCCTCGACGAGGATGACCGTGCCATGGAAGTCATCGTCCCAGACGATCAGCTCTCGCTTGCGATCGGGAAGAAAGGCCAAAATGTCCGTCTGGCTTCGCGCTTGACCGGATGGAAGCTCGATGTCCGTTCCGAGTCCGAAGTCGAGGTGGAACACTCGCGAGCCTTGGCGCAACTGGCCGGCATTGCCGGATTGAGCGCCATGACGGCAGAGTTGTTGTACCAAAATGGCTTCAAATCTCCCGAAGAAATGGCGGCAGCCGATCTCGATACGTTTCTGGAAATCGAAGGGATTGGTCCCGACAAAGCGACGACACTCCTCCAAGCCGCACGTGAATACCTCGAAGCTCAGGCCAGTGCGAGTCAAGAACAACCGCTCGCCGTGGAAGCGTCCGATTTGCCGGAGCCTGTGGAACTAGAGGATACTGCACAGGAGCAGGTATGA